A window of the Gossypium arboreum isolate Shixiya-1 chromosome 2, ASM2569848v2, whole genome shotgun sequence genome harbors these coding sequences:
- the LOC108476806 gene encoding cytochrome b-c1 complex subunit 7-2, mitochondrial-like → MSSFLHSFLDPKKSWLAALHMKSLSKRLRKYGLRYDDLYDPYYDLDIKEALNRLPREIVDARNQRLKRAMDLSMKHEYLPENLQQMQTPFRSYLQDILALVKKERAEREALGALPLYQRTIP, encoded by the exons ATGTCgtcctttttgcattcatttctgGATCCCAAGAAAAGTTGGTTGGCAGCTCTGCACATGAAATCCCTTTCCAAGCGCCTCCGCAAATACG GCCTTCGCTATGACGATTTATACGACCCTTACTATGATTTGGATATCAAGGAGGCTTTGAACCGGCTGCCCCGTGAGATCGTCGATGCCCGTAACCAACGCCTTAAGCGTGCGATGGACCTCTCGATGAAGCACGAGTATCTTCCCGAAAACCTTCAG CAAATGCAGACACCATTTAGGAGCTATCTTCAAGATATCCTTGCTCTT GTGAAGAAGGAGAGAGCAGAGCGGGAAGCTTTGGGAGCTTTGCCTCTGTATCAACGAACCATTCCTTGA